The proteins below come from a single Metarhizium brunneum chromosome 1, complete sequence genomic window:
- the MCM gene encoding DNA replication licensing factor — translation MALREYKAPVNYDEQQSAFEEFLNDFKTASPEHTITTAMGDITIDDDDLSDGYDFMDEDDESGDRRRQEKANNRIPQHKYKDLLQQLADRTIDEITIDLDDLYAWESQGQEELHLVDSIELNTKHYVDVLSKAVDKIMPQPSTDVSFKDDVLDVLMARRQARNRELQEAAERDPTAEDDQFPAELTRRYTLVFKPRSRTAEEPTKALAVRQVRGDHIGHLITVRAIATRVSDVKPIVQVSAYTCDSCGCEIFQPITDKQYGPLTMCPSQDCKANQAKGQLNPSTRASKFLPFQEVKVQEMAEQVPIGQIPRSLTVLCYGSLVRKINPGDVVDISGIFLPTPYTGFKAMKAGLLTDTYLEAHHIHQHKKAYSEMIVDPRLVRRIDKYRQTGQVYELLAKSIAPEIYGHLDVKKALLLLLIGGVSKEMGDGMKIRGDINICLMGDPGVAKSQLLKYISKVAPRGVYTSGRGSSGVGLTAAVMRDPVTDEMVLEGGALVLADNGICCIDEFDKMDDTDRTAIHEVMEQQTISISKAGISTTLNARTSILAAANPIYGRYNPRISPVENINLPAALLSRFDVLFLLLDTPSRETDEQLAKHVAFVHMNNRHPDIGTDNVVFTPHEVRSYVAQARTYRPVVPESVSDYMIKTYVRLRDQQQRAEKKGKQFTHTTPRTLLGVVRLAQALARLRFSNQVSQDDVDEALRLVEASKESLNAEVNTGRRGLNASSRIYNLVKALADSGACRADDAEDDDLGVELSMRKVKERVIAKGFTEDQWLNALDEYTTLDVWQTTGSGARLVFVTAGNDDEDNMDD, via the exons ATGGCACTCCGAGAATACAAGGCTCCCGTCAACTATGACGAGCAGCAAA GTGCCTTTGAGGAGTTCCTCAACGACTTCAAGACGGCGTCGCCCGAGCATACCATTACCACCGCCATGGGTGACATTACCATCGACGATGATGATCTGAGTGACGGCTATGACTTCatggatgaagacgacgagtcgggcgaccgccgccgccaggagAAGGCAAACAACCGAATTCCTCAGCACAAGTACAAGGACCTGTTGCAGCAGCTAGCCGACAGAACCATTGACGAAATCACGATTGATCTCGATGATCTTTATGCT TGGGAaagtcaaggccaagaggaACTCCACCTGGTTGACTCAATAGAGCTAAATACAAAGCACTACGTCGATGTCCTTTCCAAAGCCGTGGACAAGATCATGCCACAGCCCAGCACGGATGTCAG CTTCAAGGATGATGTTCTCGATGTTTTGATGGCTCGTCGCCAAGCCCGTAACCGCGAACTTCAGGAAGCCGCAGAGCGTGACCCTACTGCCGAGGACGACCAGTTTCCTGCCGAGCTTACTCGGCGGTACACTCTGGTTTTCAAACCCAGATCGCGGACCGCTGAAGAACCTACCAAGGCTTTGGCTGTCCGCCAAGTCAGAGGTGACCACATAGGCCACCTGATTACGGTCCGGGCTATTGCCACGCGCGTGTCCGATGTGAAGCCCATTGTTCAAGTCAGTGCTTATACGTGCGACAGCTGCGGATGCGAGATCTTCCAGCCCATTACTGATAAGCAGTACGGGCCGCTGACAATGTGCCCGTCCCAAGACTGCAAGGCAAACCAGGCCAAGGGCCAACTCAATCCCTCCACCAGAGCATCCAAATTCCTGCCCTTCCAAGAAGTCAAGGTCCAAGAAATGGCTGAGCAGGTTCCCATTGGCCAGATTCCTCGCTCCCTGACCGTCCTGTGCTATGGCAGCCTTGTACGAAAGATTAACCCTGGTGATGTCGTTGACATCTCCGGCATCTTCTTGCCTACTCCCTACACAGGCTTCAAGGCTATGAAGGCTGGTCTCCTGACCGACACTTACCTCGAGGCTCACCACATCCACCAGCACAAGAAGGCCTACAGTGAGATGATTGTCGACCCACGGCTGGTGCGACGCATCGACAAGTATCGACAGACTGGCCAAGTGTACGAGCTACTTGCCAAATCTATTGCCCCCGAAATTTACGGACATCTGGATGTTAAGAAGGCTCTGCTGCTCTTGCTTATTGGTGGTGTTTCCAAAGAGATGGGCGATGGTATGAAGATTCGCGGCGACATCAATATTTGCTTGATGGGTGATCCTGGTGTTGCCAAGTCTCAGCTTCTCAAGTACATTTCCAAGGTTGCCCCGCGCGGTGTATACACCTCTGGTCGTGGAAGCAGTGGTGTCGGTCTGACGGCTGCTGTCATGCGAGACCCTGTGACGGATGAGATGGTTCTTGAGGGTGGTGCTCTTGTTCTTGCTGACAATGGCATCTGCTGTatcgacgagtttgacaagATGGATGATACCGACAGAACAGCCATTCACGAGGTCATGGAACAGCAGACCATTTCCATTTCCAAAGCCGGCATCTCGACAACTCTCAATGCTCGCACGTCCATCCTGGCGGCGGCTAACCCCATCTATGGGCGATACAACCCCCGTATTTCTCCCGTTGAGAACATCAACCTCCCTGCTGCGCTTTTGTCTCGTTTTGACGtacttttccttcttctcgatACCCCATCCCGCGAAACAGACGAGCAGCTAGCAAAGCACGTCGCCTTTGTTCACATGAACAACCGCCACCCCGACATTGGCACCGACAATGTCGTCTTCACACCTCACGAAGTGCGCTCATATGTAGCCCAAGCACGAACGTACCGCCCTGTTGTCCCTGAGTCCGTCTCCGATTACATGATCAAGACATATGTCCGCCTCCgagaccagcagcagcgagcggagaagaagggcaagcaaTTCACCCACACTACCCCGAGAACATTGCTCGGCGTTGTCCGTCTCGCTCAGGCCCTTGCTCGCCTCCGTTTCAGCAACCAGGTTTCCCAGGACGATGTTGACGAAGCATTGCGCCTGGTCGAGGCCAGCAAGGAGAGCCTCAACGCCGAAGTCAACactggccgccgcggcctcAACGCCAGCAGCAGAATTTACAATCTCGTCAAGGCACTCGCTGATTCTGGCGCCTGTCGTGCTGACGACGCCGAAGATGACGACCTTGGTGTGGAGTTGAGCATgcgcaaggtcaaggagcgCGTGATTGCAAAGGGCTTTACGGAGGATCAGTGGCTCAATGCCCTGGACGAATACACAACGCTCGAT GTATGGCAAACTACTGGTAGTGGTGCTAGATTGGTATTCGTCACCGCTGGtaatgatgacgaggacaaCATGGATGATTAA